The Blautia luti nucleotide sequence GCGTAGTCGTACTTGGTAAGACTGGCAAGAACTTTGCAGCAGGTATGAGCGGCGGTATCGCATATGTACTGGATGTGGATAATGTTCTTTACAAGAATCTGAACAAAGCCATGATTTCCATCGAAAAAGTGGAAAACAAATATGACAAAAAAGAACTTCGCGACCTGATTGAAGCTCATGTAGAAGCAACAGGTTCCAAACTCGGTGCGAAAGTTCTGGCTGACTTTGATTATTATCTGCCGCACTTTAAGAAACTCATTCCGAATGAGTACAAGAAGATGATCACTTTAAGTGCAAAACTGGAAGAAAAAGGTCTGAACAGTCAGCAGGCACAGATGGAAGCGTTCTACGAAAGTATTGGCGCCAAGCATTGAGAGAGGAGAGGAAATCATGGGAAAACCTACGGGATTTTTAGAGTATAAAAGAGAGACGGCAAAGGTTCTGCCGCCAAAGGTCCGCATTGCAAATTTCAAAGAATTCAGGACACCTTTAAATAAAGAAAAACAGAAACTTCAGGGCGCACGCTGCATGGCATGCGGTGTCCCATTCTGCCAGTCAGGTATGATGATTGGCGGTATGGCATCCGGCTGCCCTCTGCATAACCTTGTACCTGAGACAAACGATCTGGTTTATACAGGCAACTGGAAACAGGCATTCTTAAGACTGAGCAAGACACACAGTTTCCCGGAATTTACTTCACGTGTCTGCCCTGCACTCTGCGAAGCAGCCTGCACCTGTAATATAAACGGAGAACCGGTATCCACCAAAGAAAACGAACGTGCGATCATCGAGACAGCCTATGAGAACGGATGGGTAACCCCACAGATCCCGGAAGTACGCACAGGCAAATCTATTGCAGTCATCGGAAGTGGTCCCTCCGGACTGGCAGCAGCTCAGCAGTTAAACAGACGAGGCCACAGCGTAACTGTATTTGAAAGAAAAGACCGTGTAGGCGGACTTCTCCGTTACGGTATTCCTAACATGAAGCTGGACAAAGCTGTTGTTGACAGAAGAATCCATCTTATGGAAGAAGAGGGAGTTAAATTCGTTACAAATGTAAACGTAGGAAAGGACATCAAAGCAGAAGAACTTCTGAAACAGTTCGACCGCGTCATCCTTGCCTGCGGAGCATCCAATCCACGAGACATTAAAGTTCCGGGACGGGATGCAAAAGGAATTTATTTCGCAGTAGATTTCCTGGGACAGGTAACAAAAGCGCTGTTGGACTCTGATTTTGCCAAAGTTCCATATGAACTTGCCAAAGGAAAAAATGTTCTGGTCATCGGTGGTGGTGATACAGGAAATGACTGTGTGGGAACTTCTATCCGTCTGGGTGCCAAATCTGTGATCCAGTTAGAGATGATGCCGAAGCCACCAGTGGAAAGAACACCATCCAATCCATGGCCGCAGTGGCCGAGAGTTCTCAAAACAGACTATGGTCAGGAAGAAGCCATTGCTGTATTCGGACATGATCCACGAGTATACCAGACTACGGTTACCGAGTTTATCAAAGACAAAAACGGAAACGTCTGCCAGGCAAAACTCACGAAATTAAAGAGCGAAAAAGATCCAAAGACAGGACGTATGATGATGGTACCTGTAGAAGGAACAGAAGAAGTCATCCCTGTAGACGTAGTTCTTATCGCAGCCGGTTTCCTTGGCAGTGAGAAATATGTAACAGACGCATTTAAGGTAGCCATCAATGGAAGAACCAATGTAGATACAAAACCAGAGCAGTATCAGACCTCAGTAGACAAAGTCTTCACTGCTGGAGACATGCACAGAGGCCAGTCCCTGGTAGTATGGGCGATCCGTGAAGGCAGAGAAGCTGCGAAAGCGGTAGATGAATCGCTGATGGGATATTCCTATCTGTAAAAATAAGATAAAATATGAGAAAGGTGCTATTGTCTGACGGAAAAGGACGTCAGGAAGTGGCACCTTTGTTTTTTTTGAAGTGATTTTCGGGTGTTTCGGGTATTACAATAATTGTAGTTTAGTTTAAATAAACAAAAATACTTAGTAAACCCAGCGTAGTCCTATCAGCGATTACACGGCGAAGATGTGATTACCACACCGAAAACAAAGAAAAGTAATCGTATGATCAAAATGCTGAAGTTCCTCTGTGAAGAAATGCAGGAATATTTGCAGATGCTTTACGGATTGAAGAAGAAAGACCGAATCTTTACGGTCACAAAGAATATCGTAGAGGTGTATATCTGAATCTGCTTACAAGTGGAAGGTTGAATGATTATTTGGCTGATATAGAAGAACAGGCACAGAAACGCTTTGAAAGGATTGTAGAGCAGATGGCAGAGAGTGAAGGTATTACCGAACAACTTAAAGCAAATGATCAGGTGGCTTGGGTAGGAGAAATGAATAATATTTGGAGTAGAGCAAGAGCGGTTGTGAATGCTGAATTGATTTATAACTAAAAAAGAAGAGATTTTGGATAAATGCTGGACTGTAAACTTTGTTTATAGCTTATTCTTAAGATAAAATAGAGTTGCTTGAAAGGAGTGCATAACATGAAAATAAAAGACGTAGAAGAACGAACAGGTTTATCCCGTTCTAATGTTCGTTTTTATGAAAAGGAAAAACTCATTGAGCCTTCAAGAAACGAAAGTAATGGTTATAGAGATTATTCAGAAAATGATGTGGAAAATATAAAGAAGATTGCATATCTGCGTACATTAGGAATTTCTATTGAGGATATACGAAGCATTATATCTGGAAAAGTAACATTGCAGGAAACGCTTGAGAGGCAGAATGAAATATTAAATAGTCAGATTACTGATTTGAATAAGGCAAAACTCATGTGCGAAAAAATGTTGGGTGAAGAAAGTATTAGTTATGAAAAATTACAGGTAGAACAATATGTAACAGAGTTGCAGGATTATTGGAAAGATAATCAAACTGTTTTCAAACTAGATTCAGTCAGCTTTTTGTATATATGGGGAAGTATGCTTACTTGGATAACGATTACCGTACTATGCTTGATTATTGGGGCGTTGTCTTATTCTAAGCTGCCGACAGAAATTCCGGTACAATGGAGTAAAGGTGTGGCAACATCTTTGGTGAATAAAAATTGGATTTTTATTTGTCCGGTTATCTGCATTATAATCCGTTATTTATTAAAACCTTTTATCTATGCCAAATTACAGATGAACAATTATTATGGAAAAATTATAACAGAGTATTTGACAAATTATATGTGTTTTATTGTATTGTCAGTAGAAATTTTCTCAATACTTTTTACTTTCGGAGTGGTAAAAAGTGTTGTTGTACTTTTATTTGTGAATACGGCAGTCTTTATGGGATTGTTAGTAGTCGGATTGACAAAAATGGATTTGAGAGGAAAAGAAATTTTATGATTCAGATTTCAAATTTAATTAAAAAATATGGTGAAACAGTCGTTTTTTCGAACTTAAACTATACATTTGAAAATACTTGTATTTATGGACTTGTTGGAAGAAATGGAGCTGGAAAGACTACCCTTTTGAATATACTTTCGAATTATGATAAAAATTATACGGGAGTAATTTCTATCGATGGAGAAAAAATGAACAAGGTTGATTATCTTGATATGCCAGTTGCCTATGCAATGGATCAACCCATTTTTTTTAACAACCGTAGCAAGAATTCCCTCACTATAGGTGATGGGATGAATTGCACATTCGAGCATGTCTGCTCAAATTCATAAAAAACCGCAAAAACACTTGTTCTGATACAATAAATATATTATAATAGAAAAAAGAACAATATGCTCTTGAAATTTGGACGGTTGAAATAAGCAATAAGTGAGTGCACATAATGAGTTTAGATAATAATTCTCATTCAGTGTTTTTGTTTGATCATGGTTATGAAATATGGCAGAAAGATGCTGGACGATAAGATGTCAGAGAGAACAAAAGAAATCTTTGAAATATAGCACCTGTTGAAACAATCCATCAGTATATAGAGAGTCAGGGTGAGAAAGATAAACCGAGCAGTAAAAATAAGGATCTATCCAAATAAAGAACAGATAACCCAGATAGAGAAGACGATCGGCTGCAGTCGTTTTCTTTATAACCGGATGCTTGCGGATAAGATCCGTTATTATCAGGAAGAAAAAAAGATGCTGAAAAATACGCCGACCGGATATAAAAAAGAATATCCATGGCTGAAAGAGGTGGATTCTCTTGCGCTGGCGAATGTACAGTTAAATCTGGAAGGGGCTTTCCGGAAATTTTTCCAGGAACCGGGAGTGGGCTTTCCGCATTATAAATCAAAAAAGCACTCGCGGAAATCTTATACAACAAATATGGTAAATGGGAATATCTGTCTGCAGGACAGGTTCCTGAAACTGCCAAAGATGCAGCCGGTAAAAATAAAACTCCACTGTATGATCCCGGAGGAATGGAAGCTGAAATCAGTGACTGTGAGCAGGGAACCATCCGGAAAATATTTTGCCAGCCTGCTGTTCGACTGTGAAAACCAAACAGCGGAGAAAAGACAGGCGGAAAAATTTCTGGGGATTGATTTTGCCATGCATGGAATGTGTGTATTTTCCACCGGTGAAAGGGCCGGATATCCCATGTTTTACCGGAATGCAGAGAAAAAACTTGCCCGGGAACAGAGAAAACTTTCCAGATGTGAAAAGGGCAGCCGTAACTATCAGAAACAGAAGAA carries:
- a CDS encoding TnpV protein is translated as MADIEEQAQKRFERIVEQMAESEGITEQLKANDQVAWVGEMNNIWSRARAVVNAELIYN
- a CDS encoding ATP-binding cassette domain-containing protein, producing MIQISNLIKKYGETVVFSNLNYTFENTCIYGLVGRNGAGKTTLLNILSNYDKNYTGVISIDGEKMNKVDYLDMPVAYAMDQPIFFNNRSKNSLTIGDGMNCTFEHVCSNS
- a CDS encoding RNA-guided endonuclease TnpB family protein, which gives rise to MRKINRAVKIRIYPNKEQITQIEKTIGCSRFLYNRMLADKIRYYQEEKKMLKNTPTGYKKEYPWLKEVDSLALANVQLNLEGAFRKFFQEPGVGFPHYKSKKHSRKSYTTNMVNGNICLQDRFLKLPKMQPVKIKLHCMIPEEWKLKSVTVSREPSGKYFASLLFDCENQTAEKRQAEKFLGIDFAMHGMCVFSTGERAGYPMFYRNAEKKLAREQRKLSRCEKGSRNYQKQKKKVALYHEKIKNQRKDFQHKLSHSLAEDYDAVCVEDLNLRGIAGGLHFGKGIQDNGYGQFLSMLGYKLEERGKYLIKVDRYFASSKICSVCGHKKKELALSERIYLCECGNRMDRDVNAAVNILKEGKRIYKKCA
- a CDS encoding MerR family transcriptional regulator — protein: MKIKDVEERTGLSRSNVRFYEKEKLIEPSRNESNGYRDYSENDVENIKKIAYLRTLGISIEDIRSIISGKVTLQETLERQNEILNSQITDLNKAKLMCEKMLGEESISYEKLQVEQYVTELQDYWKDNQTVFKLDSVSFLYIWGSMLTWITITVLCLIIGALSYSKLPTEIPVQWSKGVATSLVNKNWIFICPVICIIIRYLLKPFIYAKLQMNNYYGKIITEYLTNYMCFIVLSVEIFSILFTFGVVKSVVVLLFVNTAVFMGLLVVGLTKMDLRGKEIL
- a CDS encoding glutamate synthase subunit beta, whose product is MGKPTGFLEYKRETAKVLPPKVRIANFKEFRTPLNKEKQKLQGARCMACGVPFCQSGMMIGGMASGCPLHNLVPETNDLVYTGNWKQAFLRLSKTHSFPEFTSRVCPALCEAACTCNINGEPVSTKENERAIIETAYENGWVTPQIPEVRTGKSIAVIGSGPSGLAAAQQLNRRGHSVTVFERKDRVGGLLRYGIPNMKLDKAVVDRRIHLMEEEGVKFVTNVNVGKDIKAEELLKQFDRVILACGASNPRDIKVPGRDAKGIYFAVDFLGQVTKALLDSDFAKVPYELAKGKNVLVIGGGDTGNDCVGTSIRLGAKSVIQLEMMPKPPVERTPSNPWPQWPRVLKTDYGQEEAIAVFGHDPRVYQTTVTEFIKDKNGNVCQAKLTKLKSEKDPKTGRMMMVPVEGTEEVIPVDVVLIAAGFLGSEKYVTDAFKVAINGRTNVDTKPEQYQTSVDKVFTAGDMHRGQSLVVWAIREGREAAKAVDESLMGYSYL